The Gloeocapsa sp. DLM2.Bin57 genome has a segment encoding these proteins:
- a CDS encoding succinate dehydrogenase/fumarate reductase flavoprotein subunit, translated as MLEHDIIIVGGGLAGSRAALEIKRKDQNLNVALVAKTHPIRSHSVAAQGGIAATLNNVDPEDTWEAHAFDTVKGSDYLADQDAVELLTKEAPSVIIDLEHMGVLFSRLPDGRIAQRAFGGHSHKRTCYAADKTGHAMLHELVNNLRRHGVQIYDEWYVMDLILEEGEAKGLVMYHLLDGKLEIVRAKVVMLATGGYGRVFNTTSNDYASTGDGLGMSASLGIPLEDMEFVQFHPTGLYPVGVLISEAVRGEGAYLINSNGDRFMANYAPKQMELAPRDITSRAITLEIRAGRGVNIDGSAGGPFIYLDLRHMGKEKIMSRVPFCWEEAHRLLGIDAVHQPMPVRPTAHYSMGGIPVNTSGQVRSGVDGLVEGLFAAGECACVSVHGANRLGSNSLLECVVYGKITGAAIANYVQKRQLPNFNPQTYLNKAQGKLQTLLNQSGNVRIAQLRQELQDCLSDHCGVFRTEANMQEGLTALNQLKQRYQQLQLGDRGTCWNTELIEALELANLLIVGEIILTSALNRQESRGAHSREDYPQRDDQNFLQHTLAYYSPTGIDIAYLPVVINRFPPQERKY; from the coding sequence ATGTTAGAACATGATATAATTATAGTTGGCGGTGGTTTAGCAGGATCTAGAGCAGCACTAGAAATCAAACGCAAAGATCAAAATCTTAATGTCGCTTTAGTAGCTAAAACTCACCCCATTCGCTCCCACTCTGTAGCCGCACAAGGTGGAATTGCCGCAACCCTCAATAATGTAGATCCAGAGGATACCTGGGAAGCCCACGCTTTTGATACCGTCAAAGGTTCAGACTATCTCGCCGATCAAGACGCGGTAGAATTATTAACCAAAGAAGCACCATCGGTCATTATTGACTTAGAACATATGGGGGTACTCTTCTCCCGTCTCCCTGATGGTAGAATCGCTCAAAGAGCTTTTGGAGGACATTCTCATAAACGTACCTGTTACGCAGCTGACAAAACAGGACACGCTATGCTCCACGAATTGGTTAATAACCTGCGTCGTCATGGTGTACAAATCTATGATGAATGGTACGTCATGGATTTGATTCTAGAAGAGGGAGAAGCCAAAGGTTTAGTGATGTACCATCTCCTCGATGGCAAACTAGAAATAGTCAGAGCCAAAGTAGTGATGTTAGCTACAGGAGGTTACGGAAGAGTCTTTAATACTACTTCAAATGACTACGCCTCCACAGGAGATGGGTTAGGCATGAGCGCCAGCCTGGGTATTCCCCTAGAAGATATGGAGTTTGTCCAATTTCACCCCACAGGATTATACCCAGTAGGAGTGCTTATCTCCGAAGCAGTAAGGGGAGAAGGCGCTTATTTAATCAATAGCAACGGCGATCGCTTTATGGCAAATTACGCCCCGAAACAAATGGAATTAGCCCCAAGAGATATCACTTCTCGCGCTATTACCCTAGAAATTCGCGCAGGAAGGGGAGTTAATATCGATGGTAGCGCCGGTGGACCTTTTATTTACCTGGATTTACGCCATATGGGTAAAGAAAAAATTATGAGTCGTGTTCCCTTTTGTTGGGAAGAAGCCCACCGACTCCTAGGGATAGACGCAGTACATCAACCTATGCCCGTACGTCCAACAGCTCACTACTCTATGGGAGGAATACCAGTTAATACCAGTGGACAAGTGCGCAGTGGTGTAGATGGCTTGGTAGAAGGTTTATTCGCAGCAGGGGAATGCGCCTGTGTCTCTGTACATGGGGCCAATCGTCTTGGGAGTAATTCCCTGTTAGAATGCGTCGTCTATGGCAAAATTACAGGGGCTGCGATCGCTAATTACGTGCAAAAACGTCAACTCCCCAATTTTAATCCTCAAACTTATCTCAATAAAGCTCAAGGTAAACTACAAACTCTGTTGAATCAATCGGGAAATGTACGTATTGCTCAACTGCGTCAAGAATTACAAGATTGTCTAAGCGATCATTGTGGAGTTTTTCGCACTGAAGCTAATATGCAAGAGGGTTTAACCGCATTAAATCAACTTAAACAACGTTATCAACAACTGCAATTAGGCGATCGCGGTACTTGTTGGAATACCGAATTAATCGAAGCTTTAGAATTAGCTAACTTATTGATAGTTGGCGAAATAATTCTTACTTCAGCTTTAAACCGTCAAGAAAGTCGTGGCGCCCATTCTCGGGAAGATTACCCCCAACGAGATGATCAAAACTTTCTACAACATACCCTGGCTTACTATTCTCCCACGGGAATTGATATCGCTTATCTACCTGTA